From Vulpes vulpes isolate BD-2025 chromosome 7, VulVul3, whole genome shotgun sequence, one genomic window encodes:
- the LOC112934829 gene encoding olfactory receptor 2A2-like, whose amino-acid sequence MGSNQSWVTEFVLVGFQLSAEMEVLLFWIFSLLYIFSLLANGVILGLICLDLRLHTPMYFFLSHLAVIDMSYASNNVPKMLVNLVNQKRTISFAPCITQTFLYLGFAATECLVLVVMSYDRYVAICHPLQYTVIMSWRLCTALAVTSWSCGFFLSLVHAILLLRLPFCGPRKVNHLFCEILSVLKLACADTRLNQMVIFAACMFVLVVPLCLMLVSYMCILWAILKIQSGEGRRKAFSTCSSHLCVVGLFFGIAMLVYMVPDSNQREELEKILSLFHSLFNPMLNPLIYSLRNAQMKASLYRVLQKKPM is encoded by the coding sequence ATGGGAAGCAACCAGTCATGGGTCACAGAATTTGTCTTGGTGGGGTTCCAGCTCAGTGCAGAGATGGAAGTGCTCCTCTTCTGGATCTTCTCCCTCTTGTATATCTTCAGTCTGCTGGCAAATGGCGTGATCTTGGGACTCATCTGTCTGGACCTGAGACtgcacacccccatgtacttcttcctctcaCACCTGGCTGTCATCGACATGTCCTATGCCTCCAACAATGTCCCCAAGATGTTGGTAAACTTAGTGAATCAGAAGAGAACCATCTCTTTTGCTCCCTGCATAACGCAGACATTTCTGTACCTGGGTTTTGCTGCTACAGAGTGCCTGGTTTTGGTGGTGATGTCCTATGACAGGTACGTGGCCATCTGCCACCCCCTCCAGTACACTGTCATCATGAGCTGGAGACTGTGCACAGCTCTGGCTGTCACTTCCTGGTCATGTGGATTTTTTCTGTCTCTGGTACATGCAATTCTCCTTCTACGGTTGCCCTTCTGTGGACCCAGGAAAGTGAACCACCTTTTCTGTGAAATCCTGTCTGTCCTCAAGCTGGCCTGTGCTGACACTAGGCTCAACCAAATGGTCATCTTTGCTGCCTGTATGTTTGTCTTAGTTGTGCCTCTCTGCTTAATGCTAGTTTCCTACATGTGCATCCTCTGGGCCATCCTAAAGATCCAGTCTGGGGAGGGCCGCAGAAaggccttctccacctgctcctcccacctctgTGTGGTTGGACTCTTCTTTGGCATAGCCATGCTGGTTTATATGGTCCCCGACTCCAATCAACGAGAAGAGCTAGAGAAAATACTGTCCCTATTTCACAGTCTCTTTAACCCAATGCTGAACCCTCTCATCTACAGCTTGAGGAATGCTCAGATGAAGGCTTCTTTGTATAGAGTACTGCAGAAAAAACCCATGTGA